A single region of the Trichosurus vulpecula isolate mTriVul1 chromosome X unlocalized genomic scaffold, mTriVul1.pri SUPER_X_unloc_4, whole genome shotgun sequence genome encodes:
- the LOC118833224 gene encoding LOW QUALITY PROTEIN: DEP domain-containing protein 7-like (The sequence of the model RefSeq protein was modified relative to this genomic sequence to represent the inferred CDS: deleted 1 base in 1 codon; substituted 1 base at 1 genomic stop codon), with translation MSKGFSMAQKPFGAMYIFSSIINTLQTKVKVKKRRHHLKWHDDCFVGSDAVDVVFSHLIQNKFFGNVDTRAKVVRICQALMDYKVFVAVPKKVFGRDNQPVFEDSSHSFYRFTSMPDQEDVQSGKEHRVCSPSRCGKTPLFNSSALKSTRLERLWENLSLKPANSTRVNISTNLSPQVINDVWREETIRCLLQLIDLPLLESLLQHQEMVSKVPHPEAQTDEINTSSCLDRWILKAYSDSQDDEWLSAATDCLDYLPDQIVVELSRNFPEKPENGDVWKALLFDTITKYYNNREPLLNHLFAIRTRITALLVNGKTDKALEDTQLLLKLLDSSRREEFRRLLYFMAVAARPSEFKLQKESENRMVVKRMFSKAIVDNKNLSKGKTDLLVLFLVDHQKDVFKVPGLLHRIVSDKLMAIQSARNPDRDIGYVFYRTHGQSAYYSSAQKTTKXELLSLLKTIDEDSELSAKEKKKLLGQFYEGHLDIFVEYLGDRVSNIFI, from the exons ATGTCCAAAG GTTTCAGCATGGCACAGAAGCCTTTTGGGGCCATGTATATTTTTAGCAGCATTATAAACACCCTTCAAACAAAAGTGAAAGTCAAGAAACGAAGACACCACTTAAAATGGCATGATGACTGTTTTGTTGGTTCAGATGCTGTGGACGTTGTCTTCTCTCATCTAATTCAGAATAAGTTTTTTGGAAATGTAGATACTCGTGCCAAAGTTGTGAGAATATGTCAAGCATTAATGGACTACAAAGTGTTTGTAGCAGTCCCGAAAAAAGTCTTTGGAAGAGACAATCAGCCAGTGTTTGAAGACAGCAGCCATAGCTTTTACAGGTTCACGTCTATGCCTGACCAAGAGGATGTTCAGTCAGGAAAAGAGCATAGAGTGTGTTCACCTTCCAG ATGTGGGAAGACACCATTATTTAATTCATCTGCTTTGAAATCAACAAGGTTAGAGCGTCTGtgggaaaatctgagtttaaagcCTGCTAACTCCACCCGTGTAAATATCTCCACAAATTTGTCTCCTCAAG TTATTAATGATGTGTGGCGAGAAGAAACCATTCGGTGCCTGCTACAGCTTATAGACCTCCCCCTCCTTGAGTCCTTGCTTCAGCATCAAGAGATGGTATCTAAGGTTCCTCATCCTGAGGCACAAACAGACGAGATCAACACCAGTAGCTGTTTGGACCGATGGATTCTCAAGGCCTATAGTGACTCACA GGATGATGAATGGCTCTCCGCAGCAACTGACTGCTTAGACTACCTTCCAGACCAGATTGTGGTGGAGCTAAGCAGAAATTTTCCTGAGAAACCAGAGAATGGAGATGTGTGGAAAGCACTCTTATTTGATACCATTACTAAATACTACAACAATAGGGAACCTCTGTTAAACCACTTATTTGCAATCCGCACGAGGATTACAGCACTCCTAG TGAATGGGAAGACAGACAAAGCATTAGAAGACACTCAGCTCTTACTGAAGCTGTTGGATTCCAGCAGGAGAGAGGAGTTTAGAAGACTGTTGTACTTCATGGCTGTGGCAGCTCGTCCTTCTGAATTTAAGTTACAGAAAGAG AGTGAGAATCGGATGGTTGTGAAAAGGATGTTTTCTAAAGCGATTGTAGACAACAAAAATTTATCTAAAGGCAAAACAGACCTTTTGGTGCTGTTTTTAGTGGATCATCAAAAAGATGTTTTTAAG GTCCCAGGACTGCTACACAGAATCGTCAGTGACAAACTCATGGCCATACAGAGCGCAAGAAATCCAGATAGGGACATAG GTTATGTTTTCTACCGGACACATGGCCAAAGTGCGTATTACAGCAGTGCCCAGAAAACCACTAAGTAAGAGCTT TTATCTTTGCTAAAAACAATTGATGAGGACTCCGAATTATCtgccaaagaaaagaagaaattactgGGTCAGTTTTATGAGGGTCACCTAGACATCTTTGTTGAATATTTGGGAGATAGAGtctcaaatatttttatataa